From the Bos javanicus breed banteng chromosome 7, ARS-OSU_banteng_1.0, whole genome shotgun sequence genome, the window AGCAAGGGGCCCAGTTACCCTCTTCGGTTGTCCCCCGAGGTGAGAAAGCCCCACTTCTCCCTTCTGAGCCAGGGCGGAGAGGCAGGACTAGAGAAGACATGGTTCCCGCTGCAGCCCTGGGCCCTGCTCACTTCCGGTCCTTGGGAGAATGGAACACACAGCCTGGACACTGGCTCCAGGGTCTCCTCAAGCTGACATCTTCCCCTGCAGACTGCTGCTCCTcgttctccttctcctcctgctcctcgtCCTCCGCATCCTCATCCTCGTCCTcgtcctccacctcctcctcaggGGTGTTCTCTGGTTCCACGTTGCCTGTCAGCTGGGCCATGGTGAGATGAAAGACGTGGCAGCTGAAGCCCTCGCGGATGCCATTCTGCACGTGCTCCTGCAGGATCTCCAGGCTGGGGAAGACCCGGCAGCAGGCCATGCACCGGAAGCCAGTCTCCATGGTCACCAGCCAGTCGGGTGTCCTGGCCCGGGGTCTCTCCTCGACGGTGGGTGACCCTGGGGTGGGGCTGTCGAAGTCAGCCCTCTCTTCatgctctctctcctccccactggGCTCGCTGTCAGACAGGAGGTTTCTGGTGGACACGTCCGAGGGAGGAGTCCCTGCCCGCACGTCCTCAGGAAGGGTCACTTCCTCCCTCCTCGGCTGCTTTTCTAGTGACTCTGAGGGTTTCTCTGCCTCCCAGGAAACAGCAACGCCCTTTTTCATTTGTACCCGCATGTAGTATATTTTCATGCCCCTCTTCTCTTTGTTCATATGCAGAGAGGTTGCACAGGTCTTGTAGGatgaaggggaggagaaggagacatgTGGTGATAGGGGAGCCATCTCCCCTTGTTCTTGAAGATGGGCTAGGGGTGCTCTAGGCTGGGGACTGTCTCGATGCAACTTCCAGATTCCTGGGAAAGGAAATTAGAAACATAAGACCATGTATGGGTCCTTCCAGGagctgagggtggggagggacatCCGCATGACACAGTTGTGTCATGAGCTTGGGGTTTGTTGGTCATAGGATGGGGTGGGGTATGTGTTGGCATctgtgtttcttcatctgtgggtGGGGGAGCAGATACTAGAGCCATATCTGTGTGCAGGGGTGTAGAGTGTGGTGCGGGGGCATGCTGTGGTATGTGAGGGATGCTGGTGGGTGTGTTTACGAGGAGCAGGTGAGTTGGGGAATATCATTGATGTGTTACTTGTGGGAGGTGGGCTGTGGTATAGGAGGAGGGCCCTGGGGAATCGCCTGCCTGGGGTTGGTGTCCGGGCTGAGAATGGCCGAGTGGAGAGCAGATGCATGTGGGAAGTGTGTGGACCTGAGTGGCATGGTCCTGCCCTTGGGCCGAGCTCAAGAACTCTGTCCTTCTCTGAAAACAAAGGCAAAGACAAGCCCTACATGTCCCTCCAAAGATGCTAAACCTGGTCCCTCTGCTCTCCACTTCAAGCCCAGACCTCTCCTGCCCCTCTCCTTAACTTCCCTACCATGGTGGGACCAAGACTCGCACACCCCCACGCTGAGCTTGGTCCACGCCCTCCTAACAGCTCAGATgtcctccccaggctcctccacaGGGCCCTGACCACCTCTGAAAACCCTGGGTTTCTGCTCAGCCTTGTTTGGATCTGTGTGTCCCTGCTCCAGAGCCAAGCACCCCTACACTCAAGGATTCCCGTACCCTTACCACCGTGGATGAGCTTGCGTGGAGAAGAAACACAGGAGAAGTATTCAGAGGCAGAAGAGACCTCCCCTGACCCTTGGGGGCAGACTCGGGCCACTGCAGTGCATCCTAGCTGAGGGGGATCCTCTTGTGATTTTGAGATTCCTGGGAGAGAAATtagagactgagagagagagtGGTGTGGACATGTTTGCTCATCAGTCGTCtgtccaacaaatatttaccaagcATCTGACACATGTTAGTGACTACACATGGTTTGTAGTGTATGGTTTGTAGTGAATATACATGGTTTGGAGCATGTTTCCTGGTATATACCCCAGAATTCAATTAAAATCAATAACTATTCTGTTGGTGTATTTGGGGGAATGTAGGTCTGAGAGGTGACTGTAAGTATATAGAAATATGAGTGATGTGTATTAGTTAAGTCTGTGATAAGTGTGGAGTCAGGTAAGCACAGtgcaaatgtgtgtatgtgtctgtggcATTTGTGTGCATGGTTTCTGTTTACAATTCAGGAATCATGGGACATGTAACTCTTCCTCATTACATGGTGTGGCTTGCATTTATGgtttgtgttcattcattcattcaataagatTCAGTGAGCAGTCACTATGTATCTGGCACTATTCCATTATTCTGGTCTCTGGTAAAGCTAAGCGTTCTAGTAGGGGAAGACAGAcactaaacaaaaatataaataatataaaaatataatcagtaCATAATACTTCAGTGGGTGCCAGAGTTagcaaacaaaaatacagaaCACCCAATTTTCAATGTGTAGTTTAGTAAGGAGCTTATATGTGGAAGTGTGTGATATTTCTGCTATATCACAGTGTACATGAGTATATGAGTGACTGTGTCGTGAAACACCCCTTACACACGCTGAGGGTCACCCAGGTCCCAGCAGGGTGACAAGAATTTTACCATGCAGACTTTATATCTGGTAAGCACTCTACCCCATTCTCCCACTCTCTCTCCTCCACCACACACAGAAATATTCTGATGTGTAAGGGGCAGGGTAGTCATTGCTTTCCCCATCCTGTCCCAGCTGCTGCCTGCTCCCAAGTCCCACCCTACAGTCGCCAGGGCCCTGGGCCCGGTGGGAGGTGCTGCTCTAATATGGGGCCTAGGCCTCCAGCTGGAACTCTGGGGTAGGCTCCATTCTGCCCCACTTCCTCACGTGATCACCCCCTCTCCCAGGGTGACTGCTCACCTACGCTTAATGCACGCAGGCACCCTGTAGCCGTGGCCCTCAGAGCTCCCCACAGGACTCTAACAACATTTCTCACCCCCACCCTTGTGGTCTCAGGTTCTGGAaggcccttcccctctcccttgaTCTCCTTCAGGAAATTCTtcctgttgaataaataaaacctCCATGTTTTCTATAGGACACCATCCCTAGACGAACAACCTCCTTTTGAAGAGCATTCCACTCCTTGAGATACTTTTCAACAAGGCCTTCAGCTCAGGaggcttctctttcctctttggtaaaagGGGCCATGCAACCCATGGGTCTGTCTCAGCATCCTTCACGTCCCCTAGCCCGTGACCCCagggaaaaagcaaagagaagtaGAAAGAACTTGAAGATTGAGAAAAGCTGCATGCCTAGGTCTGTGCAGGCAGGATACAGCCTCTGCGAGTGCCACGAAGCCCTAGGCCTGCAGCCCCTGGGGAGTCCTCAAACCAGCAGGACTGATCTCCCATCTGCCTGGGGCATCTGGTCTTTCTGTGTCATCTCACACCGCAGGGACCTCCCCGCAGAAGGATACAGCAACATCACCAAGACTGTAATGGTATCTTGCTCCCTGCTTCATATGTAACAGGTTCTCAGTACCCCCGAAACCCTCGTGCCCCAGACAAATTGCCCCCACATACCTCCTCCCTTCTCGGCAGTCTCCTGGGACTCTTCATTTTCCAGGTGtttcctcttttgtctccttttcaTGGTCCCAACTAGAAGACCCCCTAGAAGAAGATGCCACACGTCCAGCTCCTCCTCTTCACTACAGGTTGGCCCTTCTTGGCTCTCCGGAGACCCGCTGAAATGACTTGATAATTAAATCAAGTAAAAGCAGTTGAGTCTCCAAAGTGGCTGAAGAACTCAGACCACTTAAAGCAGCAGCACTGCCCAGTGCTCTCCACAGCGCAGGGCTGTTAAGGTTCAAAGGTCGCCAGGCCCACAGCAGGATTCTCTGACCTCAGTGATGACATCAGAGCATTCTGTGGACCTAGGGGCAACGCTGTCTCTGCAACAGCACAGACTTCATTTTCAAGAACAATTCCTTTTTCCCAGTAGAACATCACACAtgaatccaactctcacatctttcaAATGTAGCAGGATATTTTGAGATGTTAATCtgttcctgtttattttttttttcttttctccctttatttcactctttcccttctgcattcaagtgggtagcAGAGCCTGTGTTCGCTGGCCAGTGGAAGAACAGGGCAGGGTGTAGCAGCAATGGCATGCTGATGATCTTggcttttatttctgaaatccCAAACACCACGGAAAAGAGAAGATACTTGAACAGAAATGTAATAGAAGCAGGTTTTTGAAATTACATactgtcttttttccctcttggaGTGTTGAAAGGCGCTAATTAAGTCAGAGAGGGATGCCTGTGgatcctggaggagaaaaggccTCTCAAGTGTGGTTGGAGGGGTAGTGGGGCAAAAATTCTGGAAGGAGATGGCTGTAGTGTGCATACAAGCAGAATCATGGCAATCTGTCCCACACCTGgcacatgcctgctcagctgctcagtcgtgtctgcctctttttgaccccagggactacagacTGCCATgctccccatccatgggattttccaggcaagaatactggaccaggttactattccttttccaggggatcttcctgatccagagatggaacctggatctcctgcattggcaggtggattctttaccactgagccacaagggaagcccacatggcACAGGAGCCACCAAACCTAAAGGAGGCAAGACGTCCGAGCTGATGGATGTCTTCACTGCACTGTGTGCTCCAGTCAACAATGACCATGCTTCTGTCCCCTCCCTCAAAACCTTGGCCCTGTATGACTTCCAAATAGGGATGGATGGAAATCCAAACAGGACACCAGCAGGATCAAggcttaaaatacaaattaaatggaGTTGTAAAAAAAAGTGTCATACTATTTCTTGCACACCTCTGCTTGCGGGCTGTAATTTATACCAGTTAAAAGTGGCAATCCATCTGGATCCTCCTGACTCCACTCTAGAATTAGGGTACACCTCATTTCGAGGTGTTGGCCAGGATCCAGTGGGAGTGCTGGCACCCAGGGATAGGGTGGACTCCCAGAAGTCACTGCTTTCATTAGAAACACCTTGGGGACTGAGGCGGGCCCCCATTTGAAAGGGCATTCCAGAATGATTGAAAGTGTCCGGCAGCGAAGAGAGTAGAGAGGACAACAGCAGCCTCGTGAGGGTTTGCTGATGAGAGTTAATCTTCCTGTTTCTTGCTGGATCCCAAGAAAAGAAGGGACATGgaggattttttcttttaattattttttgtggtaggaatttttaaacatacacaaaataaagaGAATGATATAGTAGGAATGCAGTGCCATTTACTCATCACTCAGTTTCAACAATTATTAATATTCCGCCGTTCTTGTTCTGctgcgcatacacacacacacaaacactcactCTCACACTTAGCTTTCTActcatttattttagtttaggagtttggggagggtgggggaagtgTTCTATTTTAATGCAAATCTCAGACATTATGTCATTTCTCCTTAAATGTAATAGTATTTATCTCCAACAGATAAGAACTTGTTTCTAACATAACAACATCATTATCTCACCCCCAAAACTTAATCATCGTTTCTTTTTAGCACAATAACCAAGCCATACTCAATTTCCTCCAACTGGgttaaaaagtcttttttataCATGGTCCATTGAAATCAAAATTTAAACAAGGTCCACATGTTGCAATTGGCTGATGTGTCTGTTAGTCTACAACAGCTCTCCCTCCTTTTTTGGCACTGATTTATTAAAGAAACTAAGTAATTTATcctgtagaattttccacagaagtCTATTGACTATATTCCTGTGATGTTATTTAAGATGCTCCCTTTTACCTAATTTTCCTTATAAAGAGTCAGAGCTGAAGAATTAATTAGATTTAGATGCAATTTCACGTTACTACAAGCTTATTTTGTAAGTGATGCTGTGTACTATCCTATTGCTTTGCAACAGAAAGTACaaaaattttcccatttttaatgaAGTTAAGATTGACCAGCGAGTTCAAATACTGTCAGGCTGATCCCTTCGTATTTACAAGTTtcgcatccacagattcaaccaacctcagCTAGAAACTTGATTTATGTTTGGTTGACTCTAAAGATGTGCATCTACTGAAAAAAATCCACCTATAGGTGGATTCAAACCCACGGTGTTCCAGAGTCAGCTATGGTTCCAAGTCCAGTGCGGAGGGTCAGGGGGTTCCCCATACCACCAAGTGAGGACCGCATACTGAGGGCTGTAAAAATGCACCTGAGTTCTGACACTACCTACTCAAAGACAGCATCAGACTCCACAgattaagggctcagtcctacaagagcgcgcacacacgcacacactctcaGATGCCAGTAGCAAATCAAGGTCGCCACCTGTGCTTCAGTTGCTTTGAGCATGATTAATTCATTCACACAAAGTGgagtcacagaactcagagaaacattttacttactacatattattaattttataaatatatataaaatgttatatatgtatacatatatatataaactcaggAACagtcagatggaagagatgcataggaAAAGGATCCAAGTCTTTCCTGCTCTCTGAGCATGTCTTTTCCTCAAGTCTCCACATGTTCACCAGCTCAGAAGCAGTCCAAACCCCTTCTTTTGGGTTATTATGGAGGCTTCATAACATAAACATGATTGACTAAATCATTTGCTTTTGGTGAACCATTCAACTTCCAGCCCTCTCTGACCTCCCCAGAGGGGTGAGAATGAAAGTTTCAACCCTCTAATCATTTGGTTGGCTCCACTAGCAACCAGCCTCCACCCTTAGAAggtttccaaaagtcacctcattaacgtAACAAAAGACACTTTCATTGCTCTCAGCAGTTAAGAAATTCCAAAGGTTTTCAGAGCTCTGTGccaaaaatatagaaaaccaTCAATGCCTTATTATATCACACAACCACCTTCATGAGATTGTACAGTCtatatttcagtattttcacTGATAGGAAACAATTCCCCCCAAAGCAGCTCTGACATTTATCTAtagaaaacttaagaaaaagtAGGACCTTCAGTATCCCTGGGGCTTTCCACATGCACCCCAGTTGTATTCTTTGGAGACCATATCCATCAGAATAAACTTGATAATTTCATTGTAACAAGTAAttcccccaaatctcagtggtttaaaaGAACAAAGGTTCATTTCTGACTCCTTGTGCACGTCCATTATGAGCTGGCTAGGAGTTCTGATCCTCATAGTCCTTATTCCTGGACCCAGGCTGACAAAGCTCTCTCTCTCAATCATCTTTGTAGAGAGAAAGAATTTTGGAGCCTTACATTGGTAATGTGAATTCTGGCCCCAAAGAAACACACATCACGTCCACCCAAAATTGTGGACCACAATCTTATTGTATGTCTCTCCATTTTCCAGATTCATTAGGCAAAAATAATTGTGAACAATACTACTGAATAGCACAGAAGCTATATAGTAAAATTCTAATATCTCCCcattaaatataagacatgacataGCTTTTTGTGAAGCTATGCATTCACAAAATTACAGCTAGAGCTCAGATCTCTTAGATCATGATTCAGAACCTTTTTCCACTAGGCTCTGTTAGAATTTTTATACCAGGACAATGTAGTTGGGATAATATTGCATTTACttcattctttgttttgtttcttttttataaatagattcaagagggAGAGTTCGGAAGCCCCTAAAACACTTACCTTAAACTGAAAAGCAACTGGAAAATAGTCTCACTGTCTTTTGAAATGTTTGACCTGGTAAAGATTAGATGTCTGGGAGGCTTTTATATTCTGAATATAGGGAATACAAAGGAAACAATCTTCCTGAGACTTTAAGAAACAATGACAGAAAAACTCTTGACTCCCACTTTGCTTTCTGATTACCTTGTTGACACTTCAGTTCTTTGAGTAATAGTGGTGGCAACAGTTAGAGTTTAGCCAAGATAAAAGTATATATGATAGTGTGGCAGCCCCTGCAGAACTGCATTACAGGGTAAATGCTTTAGCTCGTCCCTATTTGCTCATAGGTCTGCGCAAAGTAACAAATGGTTCTGAAACATCTATTCCAAATAGCTTTGTTCTTATTACTTTAAAGATGACTTGGCTGCCAAATACTTGCTCCGTGATGAAAAAGGACGTGTACATGGGAGGAAGATTTATGCATTAAGATATGCTGCTTATTTTGCTCCTGCAGATACAATGCACATCTAATGAATTAGAGGCAATCTTCCTCTCTTACCCAAATTGTAGATAAATGAGTATGTCATTCCCCTTCCCTTCAGTGCATCCTAGTCATAGATATTTTCTTTGAGAATATTATTCCCCTGCTCAAATCTTAAATGGCTTCTCAATATGAgaagaataaaatctaaaatattcaaCCAAACATTCAACACCCAGCAGGGTTGAAAAccctactgagttttccaagctAAACATAACATTTGCCTTCCAGCCTTCACTCAGCTACATCaaacttcctgccttcaatcaaaGGATAGTCCCTTGCTCAAGTCACTTCTTTCAAAAG encodes:
- the LOC133251032 gene encoding protein FAM170A-like isoform X1, with the protein product MKRRQKRKHLENEESQETAEKGGGISKSQEDPPQLGCTAVARVCPQGSGEVSSASEYFSCVSSPRKLIHGGIWKLHRDSPQPRAPLAHLQEQGEMAPLSPHVSFSSPSSYKTCATSLHMNKEKRGMKIYYMRVQMKKGVAVSWEAEKPSESLEKQPRREEVTLPEDVRAGTPPSDVSTRNLLSDSEPSGEEREHEERADFDSPTPGSPTVEERPRARTPDWLVTMETGFRCMACCRVFPSLEILQEHVQNGIREGFSCHVFHLTMAQLTGNVEPENTPEEEVEDEDEDEDAEDEEQEEKENEEQQSAGEDVSLRRPWSQCPGCVFHSPKDRNN
- the LOC133251032 gene encoding protein FAM170A-like isoform X2 → MKRRQKRKHLENEESQETAEKGGGIWKLHRDSPQPRAPLAHLQEQGEMAPLSPHVSFSSPSSYKTCATSLHMNKEKRGMKIYYMRVQMKKGVAVSWEAEKPSESLEKQPRREEVTLPEDVRAGTPPSDVSTRNLLSDSEPSGEEREHEERADFDSPTPGSPTVEERPRARTPDWLVTMETGFRCMACCRVFPSLEILQEHVQNGIREGFSCHVFHLTMAQLTGNVEPENTPEEEVEDEDEDEDAEDEEQEEKENEEQQSAGEDVSLRRPWSQCPGCVFHSPKDRNN